A single Tenacibaculum sp. 190524A02b DNA region contains:
- a CDS encoding amidophosphoribosyltransferase: MSDALKHECGIAMVRLLKPLEYYKEKYGTAFYGVNKMYLLMEKQHNRGQDGAGIASIKFNVEPGTRYISRIRSNKSQPIQDIFGQINERINGVFEKNPDKINDVQWQEENMPYIGNLFLGHVRYGTFGGNSIENVHPFLRQSNWRHQSLIVAGNFNMTNSKELMKELIDLGQHPKESTDTVTVMEKIGHFLEDQVADTYLDAKKEGLNKKDASPFIEENLNIQRILKRSSRNWDGGYAMAGLLGHGDAFVLRDPAAIRPAFYYKDDEVVVVASERPVIQTVFNVKIDEIKEIERGHALIIKKNGKISMDPILDQRPKKACSFERIYFSRGSDASIYEERKNLGKYVFPEVLKSINNDLENTVFTYIPNTAETSFFGMMEAAEDVLNQQKTEAILAGGGKLSKERVIEILSQRPRFEKIAIKDAKLRTFITDDSSRDDLVAHVYDITYGVVKPTDNLVIIDDSIVRGTTLKKSIIKILDRLQPKKIVIVSSAPQIRYPDCYGIDMARIGDFIAFKAALELLKETNQYHIVYDVYQKCIAQQKNSDKDIVNYVKEIYAPFTDEQISGKIAEMLKTPEIKAQVEVIYQPVSKLHKACPENLGDWYFTGDYPTDGGHRVVNQAFINFYEGNNKRAY; this comes from the coding sequence AAGCCATTGGAATACTATAAAGAAAAATATGGTACTGCATTTTATGGTGTTAACAAAATGTACTTGCTTATGGAAAAGCAGCATAATCGTGGTCAAGATGGTGCTGGTATAGCTAGTATTAAATTTAATGTGGAGCCAGGAACGAGATACATTAGTAGAATTCGTTCTAATAAATCACAACCAATTCAAGATATTTTCGGACAAATTAATGAAAGAATTAATGGTGTTTTTGAAAAGAATCCTGATAAGATTAATGATGTACAATGGCAAGAAGAAAACATGCCTTACATTGGTAATTTATTCTTAGGACATGTACGTTATGGAACTTTTGGAGGTAATAGTATAGAAAACGTCCATCCTTTTTTACGTCAAAGTAACTGGCGCCATCAAAGTTTAATTGTAGCTGGTAACTTTAATATGACTAACTCTAAAGAATTAATGAAAGAGTTAATTGATTTAGGGCAACACCCAAAAGAATCTACCGATACAGTAACTGTAATGGAAAAAATTGGTCATTTTTTAGAAGATCAAGTAGCTGACACATACTTAGATGCTAAAAAAGAAGGCTTAAATAAAAAAGATGCTTCACCCTTTATTGAAGAAAATTTAAATATTCAGCGAATTTTAAAACGTTCTTCTAGAAATTGGGATGGCGGTTATGCCATGGCTGGTTTACTTGGTCATGGAGATGCTTTTGTATTAAGAGATCCTGCTGCTATTAGACCTGCATTTTATTATAAAGATGATGAAGTGGTAGTTGTTGCTTCTGAACGTCCAGTAATACAAACAGTATTCAATGTAAAAATTGATGAGATAAAGGAAATTGAAAGAGGACATGCCTTAATCATTAAAAAGAATGGAAAAATTTCTATGGATCCAATTTTGGATCAAAGACCTAAAAAAGCGTGTTCTTTTGAACGTATTTACTTCTCAAGAGGAAGTGATGCTAGTATTTATGAAGAGCGTAAAAATTTAGGTAAATATGTTTTTCCAGAAGTTTTAAAGTCTATTAATAATGATTTAGAAAATACGGTTTTTACTTACATTCCAAATACTGCCGAAACTTCGTTTTTTGGAATGATGGAAGCTGCGGAAGATGTATTAAATCAACAAAAAACAGAAGCTATTTTGGCTGGTGGCGGTAAACTTTCTAAAGAAAGAGTTATTGAAATTTTATCACAAAGACCTCGTTTTGAAAAAATAGCTATTAAAGATGCTAAACTTAGAACTTTTATTACGGATGATAGTAGTAGAGATGATTTAGTAGCGCATGTATATGACATTACGTACGGTGTTGTTAAACCTACAGATAACTTAGTTATTATTGACGATAGTATTGTAAGAGGTACTACTCTAAAAAAGAGTATTATTAAAATTTTAGATCGTTTACAACCTAAAAAGATAGTTATTGTTTCTTCTGCTCCTCAAATTAGATATCCTGATTGTTATGGTATTGACATGGCTAGAATTGGTGACTTTATTGCTTTTAAAGCTGCTTTAGAGCTTTTAAAAGAAACTAATCAGTATCATATTGTATATGACGTATACCAAAAATGCATTGCACAGCAGAAGAATAGCGATAAAGACATTGTAAACTACGTAAAAGAAATTTATGCGCCTTTTACTGACGAGCAGATTTCTGGTAAAATTGCAGAAATGCTTAAAACTCCAGAAATTAAAGCGCAAGTAGAAGTGATTTACCAACCAGTAAGCAAGCTTCATAAAGCTTGTCCTGAAAACTTAGGAGATTGGTACTTTACTGGTGATTACCCTACTGATGGAGGACACCGAGTGGTAAACCAAGCATTCATTAACTTTTATGAAGGAAACAACAAAAGAGCTTACTAA
- a CDS encoding AraC family transcriptional regulator gives MNIGFLELILFLGISQGIFLASTLQFIHKNNKVANNTLSLLLLIISIMLLGRFCYFKYATNIQFYRFTEFVDIIIFFFGPLLYTYVRRLIVQDSKRFQLPFYHYTLPLFHFLFFLYTLSYNNSSYNKLLRLGVLNGVYFIIELLGILSVIFYILKSLILLSRFRKAEKNNLSYHQAISVFLHCLLLGISIFVTLWLCSFLNRNLQLSLVSNYINYNSVWVSISLFIYIVSFFSLKQPEIFRVQPLEKITEKKERIDKIELERLKNDLEFLMIQEKIYLDHQLSLTQLAKKLNTTTNNTSWLLNNVHKSSFYDYVNSYRVQAFIEKIHNGEYKKHTILALSLDVGFSSKSTFNKVFKEITQQTPSGFIKSIAHSP, from the coding sequence ATGAATATTGGATTTTTAGAACTTATTTTATTCTTAGGCATTAGTCAAGGGATTTTCTTAGCTAGTACACTACAATTCATACATAAAAACAATAAAGTAGCCAACAACACATTGTCTTTACTCCTTCTTATTATTTCAATAATGCTTCTAGGAAGGTTTTGTTATTTTAAATACGCTACTAACATACAATTTTATAGGTTCACCGAATTTGTAGATATTATCATTTTCTTTTTTGGCCCCTTATTATACACCTATGTCAGACGACTAATAGTGCAGGACTCAAAAAGGTTTCAATTACCATTCTATCATTATACCCTTCCTTTATTTCACTTTCTTTTTTTTCTTTACACACTCAGTTATAACAATTCATCTTACAACAAATTACTTCGATTAGGTGTTTTAAATGGTGTTTATTTTATTATAGAACTTTTGGGTATTTTATCCGTAATTTTTTACATCTTAAAATCACTCATCTTACTTTCTAGATTTAGAAAAGCAGAAAAAAATAATTTGTCTTACCATCAAGCTATCAGTGTTTTTTTACATTGCTTACTGTTGGGTATTTCAATTTTTGTAACGCTTTGGCTTTGCAGTTTTTTAAACAGAAACTTACAACTATCATTAGTTTCAAATTACATAAACTACAACTCTGTTTGGGTTAGTATTTCTTTATTTATTTACATTGTGAGTTTTTTTAGTTTAAAGCAACCTGAAATATTTAGAGTGCAACCTCTAGAAAAAATTACAGAGAAAAAAGAACGAATAGATAAAATAGAACTAGAACGTTTAAAAAATGATTTAGAGTTTTTAATGATTCAAGAAAAAATTTATTTAGATCATCAACTTTCATTAACTCAATTAGCTAAAAAATTAAACACAACTACTAATAACACTTCATGGCTACTTAATAATGTTCATAAATCTAGTTTTTATGACTATGTAAACTCTTATAGAGTGCAAGCTTTTATTGAAAAAATCCATAATGGAGAATATAAGAAACATACAATCTTAGCACTTTCACTAGATGTTGGTTTCAGTTCAAAATCAACATTTAATAAGGTATTTAAAGAAATCACACAACAAACACCTTCTGGTTTTATAAAAAGCATAGCACACTCTCCTTAA
- a CDS encoding MoaD/ThiS family protein: MNIQLLAFGIVRDILNTSSTSINVPERIIVKDFKIHLIETFPKMKNVSSFAIAVNESYAQDSTVLQENDVVAIIPPVSGG, translated from the coding sequence GTGAACATTCAATTATTAGCTTTTGGTATTGTTAGAGACATCCTTAATACATCTTCTACCAGCATAAACGTTCCAGAAAGGATTATAGTTAAAGATTTTAAAATACATTTAATAGAAACATTTCCAAAAATGAAAAATGTTAGTTCTTTTGCTATTGCTGTAAATGAGTCTTATGCACAAGACAGCACTGTGCTACAAGAAAATGATGTTGTAGCTATTATCCCACCTGTAAGTGGCGGATAA
- a CDS encoding DUF3817 domain-containing protein: MINVFKIVSFLEGISYILLLFIAVPIKYLQGNPEYVKLLGMPHGLLFVAYIIIAIMLKYELNWNGKTFGIVCLLSILPFGTFFVGKYLKK, encoded by the coding sequence ATGATAAACGTATTTAAAATCGTTAGTTTTTTAGAAGGAATCTCTTATATCTTATTATTATTTATTGCCGTGCCTATTAAATACCTACAAGGCAATCCAGAATATGTAAAACTTCTAGGTATGCCGCATGGGCTTCTTTTTGTGGCTTATATAATTATAGCTATTATGCTTAAATATGAGTTGAATTGGAATGGAAAAACTTTTGGTATAGTTTGTTTGCTTTCTATACTACCTTTTGGAACTTTCTTTGTAGGTAAATATTTAAAAAAATAA
- a CDS encoding TonB-dependent receptor domain-containing protein: MFSQTLTVIDAETGKPIDAVAVFNPNKSKSSITNENGEVNITSFKEEELLIFSHVAYAEYQLKKSIAKLNNYQVYLSKQSEQLNEVVLSAFKNNEKANRIAEQIAVITAKDIEKVSPQTSADLLANIPGIKVQKSQFGGGSPVLRGMESNRVLLVVDGVRMNNAIYRKGHLQNSITVAPNLLDRTEVIFGPSSVMYGSDALGGVIHYFTKTPKISEKNEVLTSLYSRYSSVNNETTNTLSTELRFKKWASFTSVSYSNFGDLTMGENRSHGFQNWGKVPFYSDNLNGNYSENPLANTNVNLQKNTGFSQTDVLQKFYIPLSKKTDFKLNLQYSTSSDVPRFDKLMELKSGNLKFAEWYYGPQKRLLISPQLEINPKKSWIEKGVFTVAYQNIEESRIQRKFGSFDRSYREETVHIYSINGDFSVPLAKKRNLGYGFEVAYNDVGSYSYGKTLDVVNDEVVGFNGNFGVQSRYADGGSSYLSSALYVDYRQDINSRSTLNTGVRLTNTNLTAKWNDEQFIQLPDNDISLNNTALTATIGYVFKPNKTWQLNAVLSSGFRSPNIDDVGKVREKSGKVTVPNVDLKPEHAYNAEVGIQKYFNNRRFRIGANVFYTLLDNYIYREAFELGGSGKILFDGEEGAIVANVNKGNAYVTGATVSYQGKLHENWNTSGFITYTKGESYDLKEPMSSIPPLFGNFEVNYTNKKFEGGANLIFNAKKDIKDYNINEGIDNHQQTPVINENADKDVDKYYGTPSWMVVGLYGRYKVKQNIFVQASVNNLFDEHYKEFASGISAPGRNFSIAVNVNL, encoded by the coding sequence ATGTTTTCCCAAACATTAACAGTTATTGATGCTGAAACTGGTAAGCCTATTGACGCTGTTGCTGTTTTCAACCCAAATAAGTCAAAATCGTCTATAACCAATGAAAATGGAGAAGTAAATATAACATCGTTTAAAGAAGAAGAATTGCTTATTTTTTCTCATGTAGCTTATGCAGAATATCAGTTAAAAAAATCTATAGCTAAACTTAATAACTATCAGGTTTACCTATCTAAACAATCAGAACAGTTAAATGAGGTTGTGCTTTCTGCTTTTAAAAATAATGAAAAAGCAAACCGAATTGCAGAACAAATAGCAGTAATTACAGCTAAAGATATTGAAAAAGTTTCGCCACAAACATCAGCGGATTTATTGGCTAATATTCCTGGTATAAAAGTACAGAAATCTCAATTTGGAGGAGGTAGCCCAGTTTTAAGAGGAATGGAAAGTAATCGTGTGTTATTGGTTGTTGATGGAGTGCGAATGAATAATGCAATTTATAGAAAAGGACACTTGCAAAACTCAATAACAGTAGCACCAAATTTACTTGATAGAACTGAAGTGATTTTTGGGCCATCTTCTGTAATGTATGGTTCTGATGCCTTAGGAGGGGTGATTCATTATTTTACGAAAACACCAAAGATTTCAGAAAAAAATGAGGTTTTAACGTCGCTGTATTCAAGGTATAGCTCGGTAAATAACGAAACAACAAACACTTTGTCCACAGAATTAAGGTTTAAAAAATGGGCGTCTTTTACAAGTGTTTCATACAGTAATTTTGGTGATTTAACTATGGGAGAAAATAGATCCCATGGGTTTCAAAATTGGGGTAAGGTTCCTTTTTATTCGGATAATTTAAACGGAAATTATAGCGAAAATCCATTAGCTAATACTAATGTGAACCTCCAAAAAAACACAGGATTTAGCCAAACAGATGTTTTACAAAAATTCTATATACCTTTATCTAAAAAAACAGACTTTAAACTTAATTTACAATATTCAACCTCTTCGGATGTTCCACGGTTTGATAAACTAATGGAGTTGAAATCTGGAAACCTGAAATTTGCTGAATGGTACTACGGTCCTCAAAAACGTTTGTTGATTTCTCCACAACTAGAAATCAACCCTAAGAAATCATGGATTGAGAAAGGAGTATTTACGGTAGCTTATCAAAATATAGAAGAAAGTAGAATACAACGTAAGTTTGGAAGCTTTGATAGATCATACAGGGAGGAAACTGTTCACATATATAGTATTAACGGAGATTTTTCGGTACCATTAGCAAAAAAAAGGAATTTAGGTTATGGTTTTGAAGTAGCTTATAATGATGTTGGGTCATATTCATATGGGAAAACACTAGATGTAGTAAATGATGAGGTAGTTGGTTTTAATGGGAATTTTGGAGTGCAATCAAGATATGCAGATGGAGGAAGTAGTTACTTAAGCTCTGCTTTATATGTAGATTATAGGCAAGATATAAACAGTAGATCTACTTTGAATACAGGTGTTCGTTTAACAAACACTAATTTAACTGCTAAATGGAATGACGAGCAGTTTATTCAACTTCCTGATAATGATATTAGTCTAAATAATACAGCCTTAACAGCAACAATTGGCTATGTGTTTAAACCCAATAAAACTTGGCAGTTAAACGCGGTTTTATCTTCAGGTTTCCGTTCGCCCAATATTGATGATGTAGGTAAAGTAAGGGAAAAAAGTGGTAAGGTAACGGTGCCAAACGTAGATTTAAAACCAGAACATGCTTATAATGCTGAAGTTGGAATACAGAAATATTTTAATAACAGAAGATTTAGAATAGGGGCAAATGTGTTTTATACATTATTAGATAATTACATTTACAGAGAAGCGTTTGAGTTAGGAGGAAGTGGAAAAATATTATTTGATGGAGAAGAAGGAGCTATTGTGGCTAATGTAAATAAAGGAAATGCTTATGTTACAGGAGCTACTGTCAGTTATCAAGGTAAATTACATGAAAATTGGAATACTTCAGGGTTTATAACATATACGAAAGGAGAGAGTTATGATTTAAAAGAACCTATGTCCTCTATTCCGCCTTTATTTGGAAACTTTGAAGTAAATTATACAAATAAAAAGTTTGAAGGTGGTGCAAATTTGATTTTCAATGCGAAAAAAGATATCAAGGATTACAATATAAATGAAGGAATAGACAACCATCAACAAACACCAGTAATAAATGAAAACGCTGATAAAGATGTGGATAAGTATTATGGCACACCTAGTTGGATGGTAGTAGGGCTTTATGGAAGATATAAAGTAAAACAGAATATATTTGTACAAGCAAGTGTAAATAACCTATTTGATGAACATTATAAAGAATTTGCTTCTGGTATCTCAGCACCAGGAAGAAATTTCTCTATAGCAGTCAACGTAAATTTATAA
- the recO gene encoding DNA repair protein RecO, with protein sequence MAIITTKAIVFNTIKYGDTSLIVKCFTFEDGVKSYMIKGVLKSKKGKLKTAYFQPLTQLQIVANHTNKQGLNSIREASIIHPYNTLHTSIIKQTIVLFLSEILSSIIQEEEKNEALYTYIETALVWLDTHTDVSNFHLLFLLNLSKFLGFYPDVSDQDKEAFSLLEGSFTDTIHDKLIIHSNELISFKKLLGINFDAINTILFNKKERQMILQVIIQYFELHLEGFKKPKSLDILETVFS encoded by the coding sequence ATGGCTATTATAACTACAAAAGCCATTGTTTTTAATACAATTAAGTACGGAGATACTAGCTTAATAGTTAAATGCTTTACTTTTGAAGATGGTGTAAAGTCTTACATGATAAAAGGAGTTTTAAAATCTAAAAAAGGAAAATTAAAAACAGCTTATTTTCAACCTTTAACACAGTTGCAAATTGTAGCAAATCATACTAATAAACAAGGGTTAAATTCTATAAGAGAAGCTTCAATTATCCATCCTTATAACACATTACATACCTCTATAATAAAACAAACGATTGTGCTTTTTCTTTCAGAAATATTGTCTAGTATTATACAAGAAGAAGAAAAAAATGAAGCATTATATACGTATATTGAAACAGCACTTGTTTGGCTAGACACACATACTGATGTGTCAAACTTTCATTTATTGTTTTTGTTAAATTTATCTAAGTTTTTAGGGTTTTATCCAGATGTTTCTGACCAAGATAAGGAAGCCTTTAGTTTGTTAGAAGGAAGCTTTACTGATACGATTCATGATAAGTTAATAATTCATAGTAATGAATTAATTTCATTTAAAAAGCTGTTAGGCATAAATTTTGATGCAATAAACACAATTTTATTTAACAAGAAAGAAAGGCAAATGATACTTCAAGTTATAATTCAATATTTTGAACTACATTTGGAGGGGTTTAAAAAACCAAAATCATTAGATATTTTAGAAACGGTGTTTAGTTAG
- a CDS encoding two-component regulator propeller domain-containing protein, whose product MKKIVVLFLVFLSGKLVSQTDYSDRWEDLYSYTNVKDFVKIDDVIYAVTDNAVFVYNIQTNETTKISSIQGLSGETTSAIHYNVKNKRLVIGYEDGLIEVIDEKGKITTSPEITNFNQAGEKRINHIFEYNNKLYLATSFSIVVYDIDNLEFGDTYFIGLGSTDELINQITVFNDTIYAATKSGIYTAAINNPNLIDFKNWTLQFTGDYTNVTVFNDQVFASKENELFRIQGSVSNSVQTFTENIEGLKGGNTSLSVALKSKAIIFNSSLSQVAEVNRTSDFSFNLNEVLEDNNQVYLATAKFGILKTELGALSTFQEVHPDGPMLNDIFSVETHNNNVWVVYGGHTGTYAPLNRRIGYSRYTGEKWINTPFNSNQPPDLTSITIDKTKENTAFISAFGAASGADMNTPLTGGLLEVEDDKIKTFYNHLNSPLEDIEKDLPNFVTIRIGGTAFDNQGNLWVSNIRGTKKIKKLSPSGGWTEFDIESLVINNKALGMSDVVVDNSNTVWIATRSNGVYAFNERGDRKKSLTTEATRGSLPHIKVNTLAVDKNNRIWIGTLTGLVTFNNGAGIFDNNVNDANPIVILDEGIPKRLLGDQSINSIVVDGADNKWFGTETGGVLYTNPSGQKTLAQFNKDNSPLPTNKIKKISVDQETGKVYFATSKGMVAYNSKVAPFGETLEEVYAYPNPVLKKHDIVTIDGRNGTHLPKGTNVKILDTSGNLVYETNVVEGQQLGGGKVEWNKRNLAGTKVASGIYIVLLSNEDNTETASTKIAIVN is encoded by the coding sequence ATGAAGAAAATAGTAGTACTTTTCTTAGTGTTTTTGAGTGGAAAACTCGTTTCGCAGACAGATTATAGTGACCGTTGGGAAGATTTGTATTCTTATACAAATGTAAAAGATTTTGTGAAAATTGATGATGTAATTTATGCAGTAACAGATAATGCTGTTTTTGTATATAATATACAAACAAATGAAACAACAAAAATATCATCAATACAAGGTTTGTCAGGTGAAACTACATCTGCAATTCACTATAATGTTAAAAATAAACGATTAGTAATTGGTTATGAAGATGGATTGATTGAGGTAATTGATGAAAAAGGAAAAATAACTACCTCTCCAGAAATAACCAATTTTAATCAAGCTGGTGAAAAAAGAATTAACCACATATTTGAATATAATAATAAATTATACCTAGCAACTTCATTTTCAATTGTTGTATATGATATTGATAATTTAGAGTTTGGTGACACTTATTTTATAGGGCTGGGTTCAACGGATGAATTGATTAATCAAATTACCGTTTTTAATGATACTATTTATGCTGCAACTAAAAGCGGAATTTATACAGCAGCTATAAACAATCCGAATTTAATTGACTTTAAAAATTGGACACTTCAATTTACAGGTGATTATACAAATGTTACAGTATTTAATGATCAAGTTTTTGCTTCCAAAGAAAATGAATTATTTAGAATTCAAGGAAGTGTTAGTAATAGTGTGCAAACTTTCACAGAAAACATAGAAGGATTAAAAGGAGGTAATACTAGTTTGTCGGTTGCTTTAAAATCAAAGGCTATAATTTTTAACTCAAGTTTGAGTCAAGTTGCTGAAGTAAATAGAACAAGCGATTTTTCATTTAATTTAAATGAAGTTTTAGAAGATAATAACCAAGTTTATTTAGCTACAGCTAAATTTGGGATATTAAAAACAGAATTAGGAGCTTTGTCTACTTTTCAAGAAGTTCACCCAGATGGGCCAATGCTAAATGATATATTTTCTGTTGAGACTCATAATAATAATGTTTGGGTAGTGTATGGAGGGCATACAGGAACTTATGCTCCTTTAAATAGAAGAATTGGGTATTCTCGTTATACGGGCGAAAAATGGATTAACACACCTTTTAACTCAAATCAACCACCAGATTTAACATCAATAACTATAGATAAAACTAAAGAAAACACAGCTTTTATTAGCGCGTTTGGGGCTGCTTCTGGGGCAGATATGAACACACCTTTAACTGGAGGTTTGTTAGAAGTTGAGGATGATAAAATAAAAACTTTCTATAATCATTTAAATAGCCCTTTGGAAGATATAGAAAAAGATTTACCCAATTTTGTAACGATTAGAATTGGAGGAACAGCTTTTGATAACCAAGGAAATTTGTGGGTTTCTAATATAAGAGGAACCAAAAAAATAAAGAAGCTATCGCCATCAGGAGGATGGACAGAGTTTGATATTGAATCTTTAGTTATTAATAATAAGGCTTTAGGAATGAGTGATGTGGTTGTTGATAATTCAAATACGGTTTGGATAGCTACAAGGAGTAATGGGGTTTATGCGTTTAATGAAAGAGGAGATAGAAAAAAATCATTAACAACAGAGGCAACAAGAGGAAGTCTACCTCATATAAAAGTAAATACTTTAGCTGTTGATAAAAATAATAGAATTTGGATAGGTACACTTACAGGTTTAGTTACATTTAATAATGGAGCTGGAATTTTTGATAATAATGTAAATGATGCAAATCCTATTGTTATTTTAGATGAAGGTATACCTAAAAGACTTTTGGGGGATCAATCAATTAACTCTATAGTGGTTGATGGAGCAGATAACAAATGGTTTGGAACGGAAACAGGAGGTGTACTTTATACTAATCCAAGTGGGCAAAAAACTTTAGCGCAGTTTAATAAGGATAACTCTCCTTTACCAACAAACAAAATAAAGAAAATAAGCGTAGACCAAGAAACGGGTAAAGTGTACTTTGCAACAAGTAAGGGTATGGTTGCATACAACAGTAAAGTTGCACCATTTGGAGAAACATTGGAAGAAGTGTATGCTTATCCGAATCCTGTTCTTAAAAAACACGATATCGTAACTATTGATGGGAGAAATGGGACTCATTTACCTAAAGGCACTAATGTGAAAATTTTAGATACTTCAGGTAATTTAGTTTATGAAACAAATGTAGTTGAAGGTCAGCAATTAGGAGGAGGGAAAGTAGAATGGAATAAAAGAAATTTAGCAGGTACAAAAGTAGCTTCAGGAATTTACATTGTCTTACTTTCAAATGAGGACAACACAGAAACAGCTTCAACCAAAATAGCGATTGTTAATTAA
- a CDS encoding CYTH domain-containing protein — protein sequence MAIEIERKFLVSSLNFKADAFQKNYIKQGFLNSNKNRVVRVRIKDDIGFLTIKGPSNNTGTSRFEWEKEISKQEAAELLLLCEENIIEKYRYLVKSNAHTFEVDEFLGNNDGLLIAEVELTNENETFTKPNWLGIEVTGIPKYYNSNLSKLPFNKW from the coding sequence ATGGCCATAGAGATTGAACGCAAGTTTTTAGTTAGTTCTTTAAACTTTAAAGCTGATGCTTTTCAGAAAAACTATATAAAACAGGGCTTTTTAAATTCCAACAAAAACCGAGTGGTTAGAGTTAGAATAAAGGATGATATTGGTTTTTTAACTATTAAAGGGCCTTCTAATAATACTGGAACTTCAAGATTTGAGTGGGAAAAAGAAATTAGTAAGCAAGAAGCAGCGGAATTACTTCTTCTTTGTGAGGAAAACATTATAGAGAAATACCGATATCTAGTTAAAAGTAATGCTCATACTTTTGAAGTTGATGAGTTTTTGGGAAATAATGATGGATTACTCATAGCTGAAGTTGAATTAACAAATGAAAATGAAACTTTTACTAAACCTAATTGGCTAGGAATAGAAGTTACGGGAATTCCTAAATATTACAATTCTAATTTAAGTAAATTACCTTTTAATAAATGGTAA